GAATTATTTTTCTATTTATGAGTGGATTTATGATATTAACAGGTATAATGACGCATTCTGCACCACCAGAAATAACTTATCCGTTGCTTGGGATGATGATTATGAGTTTCTGCCTAAGTTACTTACATCCGCAATTTAAAGAAAAAGATGAGCGAATGAAACTCATTCGTTACAAAGGAATGTTCGTGACATTTTTTGCATTAACAGCATACTATCTTCTTTTCTCTATTGGCTTAAACTTAAAAGTAATTACACTATCTGCGGTTGAACTATTGAACATATTAATGGCATTAACGATGAGTACAGTCTTTATCTCGTTTGTTGTTTTGTCGAAAAGATATTAAGATGTAAGAGAGAAAGGAAGATTAACATATGCAAATGATGTATGCTTTTGGCATGGGGCTTGTTTTATTTTTAGCGGTATTCTTATTTATTCGTAAAGACGTCCAAGGTGGGACGTTAACGAAAAGAGGATTTTATAAAATGATCGGCTGTTTAGTTGTTATGTTTATAGCGATTATCGTAATGATCGTTTTAATTAATAAAACATTATAGAATTTAAAAACGGAACCTTACTTTATAGTAAGGTTTTTCTATTTGAAATTAATACTAAAAATAACCATAAAAACCATTTACTAACTATACCTCCTGTTATATAATCCAATAAAATGATAGAAAGGAGAATAGTATATGAACAAAAAAGCTATCTTCTTTTTATTAACATGTCTACTACTTATAGCTAGTATTACTTATATAATATGTAACAAACGAGAACATGTACCACCTATATTAGTATGGGAGGGCCAGGAATACTACGTTACGAATGAACCTGCCAAAGCAGAAGAAGTCGGGCAAAAACTTGGCGAAGTAACAAAGAAAATGGAAACAAGCAAACAGCCTACTAAAGATAGTGAATCCAACATATTACAAGAAAAAACAGAAGTATTTGAAATAATTTTAGAAGAAGAGGATGAAAGGCGCCCATACTCGTAAAAGAACCTCATAGTGAAGAATATAGAGTAGCAAGGCCGATGTTAAAACAAGTACTATAATGAAAAGGAGATTCATATGCAGACAGTAACCTCATATCCATGGTCGTTAAGAAAAACATTTGTCTTTTTCCTTTGCTTTATTCTGCCCCCTATCGGTGCCATTTACATTTTGATGAATAGAGAGGCATTACAAAAAAGAGATATCATTTCATACCTATTATTTGCGGCTACTAATATATCACTTTGGTTATCGCTTATGGTTTTTGATCGGAGCATATGGATGGTAGCAGGACATTATGTACTTGGAGTAATTATTATTGTTTTTTCAAATATGAATAAGAGATAAACCAGCAATCTTAAAGTTGCTGGTTTTTATTTTATAAAGAAGGCCTTGTAGAAATACTACAAGGCTCTTTGTCTTTTGGGAAAGAATAGAAAACAAATCATATAAATGATATACTAAAAAATGTTTGTAATGTAAGTTTCATACTATTGTATAGTGATGACTTACTAGAAAAGATAAGAGGAGAATGAACGTGAAAAAGGTACAGAAATTATTGCTGCTAATGATGGTAATAGGATTAACAGTTGGTGTTCTAGCAGGATGTGCAAACCCGAAAGATACTGCTGAAGAATTTTTAACAGCGATACAAAAAGGTGACCTAGAAAAGGCTCGCACATTTGTTGAAAGTGATAAAGAGTTTAGTAAACTAAATGAAAAAACAGACGATGCTGACGGAAAAGCAATGCTGAGCGCAATTACGAAAAGCTTTAAATTTGAAAAGCTAGAAGAAGTATCAAAAAAGGATGACAAAGCAGAAGTGAAAGTGAAAGTTACATCTGTTGATCTGTCTATTGCCGTAACAAAAGCAATGGGAGAAGTTATGCCAATGGCCTTCGCTAGTGCCTTTAGCGAAGACAAAGAGCAATCCGAAAAAGCAATAGAAAAAACGATGACATCAACTATCATCAAAAATTTATCGGATAAAGAGGCAGCAATGGCAACTCGCGAAGTTACATTGAACTTAAAGAAAGACAAAGATGGCGACTACAAAATCGTTGCTGATGACAACCTGCAAGAATTGTTATTTGCTAATGCGAAATCTTTGGAGAAGATGTTTGGTGGGAAGTGATTAACTGGCAAGGTTTTTAGTTTTTATAAGAAGTGACTTGGAAAAAAGAGACACCATATCACCTAATAGGTTGATATGGTGTTTTTTTTATGATCCCGGAGAGGCTCGAACTCACGACCTCCACCCTGTCAAGGTGGCGCTCTCCCTGCTGAGCTACGGGATCTTCAATAATGCTTATGTAATAGCATCTTTAATCATTATGCTAAAGCAATTATATATAATTAACTGAAATTTTACAATATTTTCGTAGTAATCTTTTAAAGGTAAAGTATTTGGAATCACGCTAGTAGTGTATTAAGGAATATATAAGAAGAGCATTGAATTGAAAGTGGATTTTGAATAAACCGGTTATATTATGATTTCCGATACCAATCCAAAGGACCTTTATCGCTTAAATCAACAAGAAAAGGGAATAAGAAGTGTAAAGGTAAGCTTATGAGTTCTGGCATGGCATTCAATGTTTTCTTTGATATATATTGTCTTCCAAGACAATACGGACAATCTTTTTCAAATGTCAAGAGTATTGACCATACATCTTTTATTTTCCACTTCGTTTTACAATACGTACAACGCGCCATGGAGTTCCTCCTCATTTTAAAGTGTTTTCTAATATATTCCATTTGATTGTACTAAAGTCAAGTGTATTTGGTGTGATAGAATGTAAGTTGGTTTGTTTTTTTATATGGATGTATTCCGTAATTTATGACCAAATGAATGTAGTGTGAGGATTATATAGTAAGAGATTTTCATTTTTAATATGCAAATTGGCCAATATATCCTTTTTACAATTTTCAAGAAATCATGTATAAAAGAAGTACAAGATATTTATAAATATTCAGGAGTAGAGGGAGAATAATTGTAATGGTAAGAAAAACGTTCAAGATGCGTGTGTCTAGAAATAGAACGATTTCGATTGATGGTTCGATTCTTGATGTGGATGTGACGCATGATGAGTTTTTGCAAGAGTTCGTTGAGTGGGTCGATTCTAAAGGTTGGTCGTTTATGGGTATGACGGATGAGATTACGCCTGAGGAAGCTAGTCAAAAGTTAATAGATTCGTTGATTGATGAGAAGGATAAGAAAGAGTAATTCCTTCTTATTTTTTATTGTATATTTATGTTCCTTATCGTAAAAGTGTGATATAGTAAAAAATAGTGAATATTCTTCCAATTTAATACAAATTACATATAGATTGGTAGAGTTATTTTATAGAATGTGAAAGTAAAGGGAAAAGGGAGAGTCATATGGTAAATTTTAAGAAAATTTCGGTTTTTAGTATGGTTATTTGTTTATTTTTTTTGACACCTATGACGTTATATGCTGAGACGAATGTTGGAGTAAATCCGGAGCAAGTGGCACCTCCACCTGCGGAAGGGCCGAATGTTTTTAGTCAGTTTGCGACTACGATTGATGCGAAAACAGGAGATATGTTGTACGACAAAAATGCACATCATCGTGCGTTTCCTGCTAGTATGACGAAAGTGTTAACGGCGATTTTACTGATGGAGCATACGAAGCCAGAGGATCAATTTACGTTTTCACAGTTAGCATTAGATCAAGAGAAGAGTAATTATCAAATTGAGTTTCAACCTGGTGAGACTATTAATAGAAATACTGCACTTATGATTTTAATGGTGCTGAGTGCGAATGATGTGTCGTATGCGATTGCGGAGCGTATTGGAGGAAGTGTTGAAAATTTCGCTAATATGATGAATGAAAAGGCGAAGCAATTAGGGGCTAAAGATAGCCATTTTGTAACGCCAAATGGATTGCATGATCCAAA
This Bacillus mycoides DNA region includes the following protein-coding sequences:
- a CDS encoding DUF3976 domain-containing protein, translated to MQMMYAFGMGLVLFLAVFLFIRKDVQGGTLTKRGFYKMIGCLVVMFIAIIVMIVLINKTL